A genomic segment from Polyangium mundeleinium encodes:
- a CDS encoding phage baseplate assembly protein V: protein MLNEQAILDILDRIRNRFYGKYRGFVVEVEQGGRGRIKAKVPAVLGETITGWCSPCVPYAGPDAGIAFLPEEGSGVWIEFEGGDVSYPIWSGCYWHDGEMPADAAPAKKVIRTAAGHQFLFDGSSLLPSLTITDPNGNRVILDAIGVTISRSAGKIEVLEAAVKVNDDGMVVT from the coding sequence ATGCTGAACGAGCAGGCGATCCTGGACATCCTCGACCGGATCCGAAACAGGTTTTACGGAAAATACCGCGGCTTCGTCGTCGAGGTCGAGCAGGGCGGGCGAGGCCGCATCAAGGCGAAGGTCCCTGCTGTGCTCGGCGAGACGATCACGGGCTGGTGTTCGCCTTGCGTGCCCTATGCAGGGCCCGACGCAGGCATCGCCTTCCTGCCCGAGGAAGGATCGGGGGTGTGGATCGAATTCGAGGGCGGAGACGTTTCCTACCCCATCTGGAGCGGGTGCTACTGGCACGACGGCGAGATGCCCGCCGATGCCGCGCCGGCAAAGAAGGTGATCCGCACGGCGGCGGGTCACCAGTTCCTCTTCGATGGGAGCTCGCTGCTCCCATCGCTCACCATCACGGATCCCAACGGCAATCGTGTCATACTGGACGCGATAGGGGTGACGATCAGCCGGAGCGCTGGGAAAATCGAGGTCCTCGAAGCGGCCGTCAAGGTCAACGACGACGGCATGGTGGTGACGTGA
- a CDS encoding LysM domain-containing protein, producing MFSPGSRYAKETTYTVQTKRGVVTATTIPLPRQPQLLGFHRRLEGERLDYIATRHLSDPTAFYRLCDVSGTIAPDALAARELVGVPVTGT from the coding sequence ATGTTCTCGCCCGGAAGCCGTTACGCCAAGGAAACCACGTATACCGTGCAGACCAAGCGCGGCGTCGTGACCGCGACGACGATCCCGCTGCCGCGGCAGCCCCAGCTCCTCGGCTTTCATCGGAGGCTCGAAGGCGAGCGCCTCGACTACATCGCCACGCGCCACCTCTCGGACCCGACGGCTTTTTATCGTCTCTGCGACGTGAGCGGCACCATCGCGCCGGACGCGCTCGCCGCGCGCGAGCTCGTAGGCGTCCCGGTCACGGGTACCTGA
- a CDS encoding phage late control D family protein, which produces MANALQILTDGVEAGDDSLCKSFGSIEIEESVDLPGAIEISLPLDGTPAGELTRLTDPSIQPYANLSLVATAEEKPPECIFDGYVLSHKIHLETGTTSSTLKVWGQDASWLMNLDERAREWIGMTDGGVANEVFKEYGITPASENTEDDSPAHTESGHTLMQRATDIQFLKQLARRNGKLCRVACADRPGARIGYFGKPNLAAAPAVTLTLNPSATATVHALDFEWDVARPSEVAAQQALFSDPDPSAARVETKDSGLPLLEARGLSDFISPGLGSIQAMGGRKPKALLTTTVDDAGELALRARSLLREAGFFVRCKGEADVSQLKAVLRAGMVVQIDGAGSIHSGKYFVWSVRHTIQPRSHKMSFVLVRNAVGSPPPGGA; this is translated from the coding sequence ATGGCAAACGCGCTGCAAATTCTCACGGACGGCGTGGAGGCGGGTGACGATTCGCTCTGCAAGTCCTTTGGATCCATCGAGATCGAGGAGAGCGTCGACCTGCCCGGGGCCATCGAGATCTCGCTCCCGCTCGACGGCACGCCCGCCGGCGAGCTGACGCGCTTGACGGACCCATCGATCCAGCCCTACGCCAATCTCTCCCTCGTGGCGACGGCCGAGGAAAAGCCGCCGGAGTGCATCTTCGACGGATACGTTCTTTCACACAAGATCCACCTGGAGACGGGCACGACGAGCTCCACCCTGAAGGTATGGGGTCAGGACGCCTCCTGGCTCATGAACCTGGACGAGAGGGCACGTGAATGGATCGGCATGACCGACGGCGGTGTGGCGAACGAGGTCTTCAAGGAATACGGCATCACGCCTGCGTCCGAGAATACCGAGGATGACTCGCCGGCGCACACGGAGTCCGGCCACACGCTGATGCAGCGAGCCACGGACATCCAGTTCCTGAAGCAGCTCGCTCGCCGCAACGGCAAGCTTTGCCGCGTGGCTTGCGCGGATCGTCCCGGCGCGCGCATCGGCTATTTCGGAAAACCCAACCTCGCGGCCGCGCCCGCCGTGACCCTCACGCTGAATCCCTCGGCCACGGCCACGGTGCACGCGCTCGATTTCGAGTGGGACGTGGCCAGGCCAAGTGAAGTTGCCGCGCAGCAGGCTTTGTTCAGCGACCCCGACCCGAGCGCCGCGCGCGTGGAGACCAAGGACAGCGGGTTGCCCTTGCTGGAAGCGCGGGGGCTCTCGGACTTCATTTCCCCAGGGCTCGGCAGCATCCAGGCGATGGGCGGCCGCAAACCCAAGGCCCTGTTGACGACGACCGTCGACGACGCAGGCGAGCTCGCCCTGCGCGCGCGTTCGCTGCTCCGAGAGGCCGGCTTCTTCGTTCGTTGCAAAGGCGAAGCCGACGTCTCGCAGCTCAAGGCCGTCTTGCGCGCGGGGATGGTCGTACAGATCGACGGGGCCGGCAGCATCCACTCGGGCAAATACTTCGTCTGGAGCGTACGCCACACGATCCAGCCGAGGAGCCACAAGATGAGCTTCGTCCTGGTACGCAATGCGGTCGGTTCGCCGCCGCCCGGAGGAGCGTGA
- a CDS encoding phage tail sheath family protein — translation MPVTTSYPGIYIEELPSTSRTIAAAPTSITVFIGYTHPFKTKQFDKPVRIFSFADYEREFGGLYRNVYLDNSVPYAVQQFFLNGGSDAYVIGLKPQLHPPAPASATAFPKTEASIGTNAVLRALEPTDASSPMTASVSNLVGNVADITISYGSRVEVFRGVKLVKEGIDAVNSIEVRLADSSLVELVEAADYGTYASTSTPVLFQYAVVPDPSATTFSDDDFLPVFGDGQLLDKVDIFNLMVIPGVAHQTVLSHALTFCERKQAFLIVDAPPNYKVEDIVQDPTVLDVIPKSTNGALYFPYLNSLDPLTGSTIFLPPSGTVAGVFARTDTNRGVWKAPAGLETTLRNVSGVVVDGRMTDKQAGVLNDNSVNAIRTFPGIGSVVFGARTLVANNLSFQQWKYVSVRRMALFIEQTLYRNLGWAIFEPNDVPLWTALRTSVEAFMLSLFRQGAFQGTKPSEAFLVQCDSSTTTQADIDLGRVNLIVGFRPLKPAEFVIVKISQLAGQAQA, via the coding sequence ATGCCGGTCACCACGAGTTACCCTGGTATCTACATCGAAGAGTTGCCGAGCACCTCGCGCACCATCGCGGCTGCTCCCACCTCGATCACGGTCTTCATTGGCTACACGCACCCGTTCAAGACGAAGCAATTCGACAAGCCAGTCCGAATCTTCAGCTTCGCCGATTACGAGCGCGAGTTCGGAGGTCTTTACCGGAACGTGTACCTGGACAACAGCGTCCCCTACGCGGTTCAGCAATTTTTCCTGAACGGCGGCTCCGATGCATATGTCATCGGTCTGAAGCCCCAGCTCCATCCGCCGGCGCCCGCGTCCGCAACCGCCTTCCCGAAGACGGAGGCGAGCATCGGTACGAATGCCGTCCTCCGGGCCCTCGAGCCCACGGATGCGTCGTCGCCGATGACCGCGTCGGTCAGCAATCTCGTGGGGAACGTCGCTGACATCACGATCTCGTACGGAAGCCGCGTGGAAGTGTTCCGTGGGGTCAAGCTCGTCAAGGAAGGTATCGATGCCGTGAACAGCATCGAAGTGCGGCTCGCCGACTCCTCGTTGGTGGAGCTCGTCGAGGCAGCGGATTACGGGACGTATGCGTCGACGTCGACGCCGGTGCTGTTCCAATACGCGGTCGTGCCCGATCCGAGCGCGACGACGTTCTCGGACGATGATTTCCTGCCGGTCTTCGGCGATGGACAGCTCCTCGACAAGGTCGACATCTTCAACCTGATGGTGATCCCCGGCGTGGCCCATCAAACCGTCCTGAGCCATGCGCTCACGTTCTGCGAGCGCAAGCAGGCATTCCTGATCGTGGATGCGCCCCCGAACTACAAGGTCGAGGACATCGTGCAGGATCCGACCGTGCTCGACGTCATTCCCAAGAGCACGAACGGCGCGCTGTATTTCCCCTACCTCAACTCGCTCGATCCCCTCACCGGAAGCACCATTTTCCTTCCCCCGAGCGGCACCGTCGCCGGCGTCTTCGCGCGCACCGACACGAACCGCGGCGTCTGGAAGGCTCCCGCCGGGCTCGAGACCACCCTTCGCAACGTCAGCGGCGTCGTCGTCGACGGTCGCATGACCGACAAGCAGGCCGGTGTCTTGAACGATAACTCGGTCAATGCCATCCGCACCTTCCCTGGAATCGGATCGGTCGTCTTCGGCGCGCGCACGCTCGTGGCGAACAACCTGTCATTCCAGCAGTGGAAGTACGTATCGGTCCGGCGCATGGCGCTCTTCATCGAGCAGACCCTCTACCGGAACCTTGGATGGGCGATCTTCGAGCCCAATGACGTCCCGCTCTGGACCGCCCTGCGCACCAGCGTCGAGGCCTTCATGCTCTCGCTCTTCCGGCAGGGCGCCTTCCAGGGGACCAAGCCGAGCGAGGCGTTCCTCGTTCAGTGCGATTCCTCCACCACCACGCAGGCGGATATCGACCTCGGGCGGGTCAACCTCATCGTCGGCTTCCGGCCCCTCAAGCCGGCGGAGTTCGTCATCGTCAAGATCTCGCAGCTCGCCGGCCAGGCGCAGGCGTAG
- a CDS encoding GPW/gp25 family protein, with protein sequence MKRCDYAFPFRIDGVSGQGARAPSYEAHVEQMIRQVLLTTPGERINRPLFGAGLRRLLFAPNAEPLTATAQMLVLQALTDALAEHIDVKEVKVYGAGEVDDEGQLLIRIDYVIRQTRAPQHTEVLIP encoded by the coding sequence ATGAAGCGATGCGATTACGCCTTTCCGTTCCGCATCGACGGCGTCTCCGGTCAGGGGGCACGCGCGCCCAGCTATGAGGCGCATGTCGAGCAGATGATCCGCCAGGTGCTCCTCACGACGCCCGGGGAGCGCATCAACAGGCCCCTCTTCGGCGCCGGGCTCCGCCGCCTCTTGTTCGCCCCGAACGCCGAGCCGCTCACCGCGACCGCGCAGATGCTCGTCCTTCAGGCGTTGACCGACGCGCTCGCCGAGCACATCGACGTGAAAGAGGTGAAGGTCTATGGGGCCGGCGAGGTGGACGACGAGGGTCAGCTCTTGATTCGCATTGATTACGTGATCCGCCAGACGCGCGCCCCGCAGCACACGGAGGTCCTGATCCCATGA
- a CDS encoding baseplate J/gp47 family protein: MSGIADRAKLLRLHPELNGIDFVEIANIAQTEIRIHFVNPVGDLVGVVTGATITGGDAIPKVPVLPIDDANDWDVPAKVLTLRVAAPGDFSTYTLALQSASGAGTQSLDPYFDHVPFSFKVGCPALVDCEAQAAACAPPPADPPPIDYLAKDFDSFRRALLEFSARRYPAWEERSPADFGVMFLEALSSVADDLSYQQDRIAAEAWLETATERRSVVRHARLVDYEPRPATAARVLLQFEVTGGPIGAGLPVSTQGPDGTTLFFETGTGLGDKTKYTVNPLWNKIEPHWWNDDERCLPTGATEMWVEKHGLGLTAGQRVLIDTLPAIPGDPPVRELVTLAADGEERIDPLAGGGGKVTRLVWRPEDALRRDHDLTRTTLSANLVPATQGRRFTETFATESAAMLGQRVALTRTGPGGTPQYLFPLDGVPLAWLYREDDPDARPWPEIRVTQVNTSPARPWVFRRSLLDAESFDEAFTVDPVRYARVGMPGPTGAAPMEYDGAEGDTIRFGDGSFGVIPEAESVFQVTYRVGGGATGNVAADSITRIVPGGMLEMVAAKVTNPFPATGGADPETDEAVRKLAPHAFRAKTRRAVRKEDYERIAGELPWVQRAGTAFRYTGSWLSVFTAPDPRGTGELSLDRRIELIEELERVRLAGYESHVLPPHFVALDIVVEVCARRDAFKADVREAVLEALSAARRPDGSTGFFHLDRFTFGQGLWRSALEAAVQRVHGVDGVRVVQFRRRGSPIGFIDMPALVKVGKAEILRVDSNPSRPERGSVDVLVEGGK; the protein is encoded by the coding sequence ATGAGCGGTATTGCCGACCGCGCGAAGCTGCTCCGCCTGCACCCGGAGCTCAACGGGATCGATTTCGTCGAGATCGCGAACATCGCGCAGACGGAGATCCGTATCCATTTCGTGAACCCCGTCGGCGACCTCGTGGGCGTCGTGACGGGCGCCACGATCACCGGAGGGGACGCGATCCCGAAGGTGCCCGTCCTGCCGATCGACGACGCCAACGACTGGGACGTCCCGGCGAAGGTGCTCACGCTGCGCGTCGCAGCGCCCGGGGATTTCTCGACGTACACGCTCGCATTGCAGAGCGCCTCCGGTGCGGGCACGCAATCGCTCGATCCTTATTTCGATCACGTCCCGTTCTCGTTCAAGGTCGGCTGTCCTGCGCTCGTCGACTGCGAGGCGCAGGCCGCGGCGTGCGCGCCGCCCCCCGCGGATCCGCCGCCCATCGATTACCTCGCCAAGGACTTCGATAGCTTCCGTCGGGCGCTCCTCGAGTTCTCGGCGCGCCGTTATCCCGCGTGGGAGGAGCGATCCCCGGCAGACTTCGGCGTCATGTTCCTGGAGGCCCTCTCCAGCGTCGCCGACGACCTCAGCTACCAGCAGGACCGCATCGCCGCCGAGGCGTGGCTGGAGACGGCCACGGAGCGGCGCAGCGTCGTCCGACACGCGCGCCTCGTCGATTACGAGCCGCGGCCGGCGACGGCCGCGCGCGTGCTGCTCCAGTTCGAGGTCACGGGCGGCCCGATCGGGGCGGGGCTCCCCGTGAGCACCCAGGGGCCCGACGGGACGACCCTCTTTTTCGAGACGGGCACCGGGCTCGGCGACAAGACGAAGTACACGGTAAACCCGCTCTGGAACAAGATCGAGCCGCATTGGTGGAACGACGACGAGCGATGCCTCCCTACGGGCGCGACGGAGATGTGGGTCGAGAAACACGGGCTCGGCCTCACGGCAGGGCAAAGGGTCTTGATCGATACCCTGCCAGCCATTCCCGGAGATCCACCCGTGCGGGAGCTCGTCACGCTCGCGGCGGATGGCGAGGAGCGGATCGACCCGCTCGCCGGGGGAGGCGGCAAGGTCACGCGCCTCGTGTGGCGCCCCGAGGACGCATTGCGGCGTGATCACGATCTCACACGAACGACGCTCTCGGCGAACCTCGTCCCCGCGACGCAGGGGCGCCGTTTCACGGAGACCTTCGCCACCGAGAGCGCGGCGATGCTCGGTCAGAGGGTGGCCCTCACGCGGACAGGTCCGGGAGGCACGCCGCAATACCTCTTCCCCCTCGACGGCGTGCCGCTCGCCTGGCTGTACCGCGAAGACGACCCGGACGCGCGGCCTTGGCCCGAAATCAGGGTTACGCAGGTGAATACGAGCCCCGCCCGCCCGTGGGTGTTTCGGCGCAGCCTGCTCGACGCGGAGAGCTTCGACGAGGCATTCACCGTCGACCCTGTACGGTACGCTCGCGTCGGAATGCCCGGCCCCACCGGAGCTGCGCCCATGGAGTACGACGGCGCCGAGGGGGATACGATCCGATTCGGGGACGGCTCTTTCGGCGTCATTCCCGAGGCAGAGTCCGTCTTTCAGGTGACCTATCGCGTGGGCGGCGGAGCCACGGGCAACGTGGCCGCCGACAGCATCACGCGTATCGTCCCGGGTGGGATGCTCGAAATGGTGGCCGCGAAGGTGACGAACCCCTTCCCGGCGACGGGCGGCGCCGATCCGGAGACGGACGAGGCTGTACGAAAGCTCGCGCCGCACGCATTTCGCGCAAAGACGCGCCGCGCGGTCCGCAAGGAAGACTATGAACGGATCGCTGGCGAGCTGCCCTGGGTGCAACGCGCAGGCACGGCCTTCCGCTACACGGGGAGCTGGCTCTCCGTGTTCACCGCGCCCGACCCGCGCGGCACGGGCGAGCTCTCCCTCGACAGGCGCATCGAGCTCATCGAGGAGCTCGAGCGCGTGCGGCTCGCGGGCTACGAATCGCACGTCCTGCCGCCGCATTTCGTGGCGCTCGATATCGTCGTCGAGGTCTGCGCGAGGCGAGACGCCTTCAAGGCGGATGTTCGAGAGGCGGTGCTCGAAGCGCTGAGCGCCGCTCGCAGGCCCGACGGATCGACTGGATTCTTCCATCTCGATCGCTTCACCTTTGGCCAGGGCCTGTGGAGGAGCGCGCTCGAGGCCGCGGTGCAGCGCGTCCACGGCGTCGACGGCGTGCGCGTGGTCCAGTTCCGACGGCGCGGATCGCCAATCGGCTTCATCGATATGCCGGCGCTCGTCAAGGTAGGAAAGGCGGAGATCCTGCGCGTGGACTCGAACCCGAGCCGACCCGAGCGAGGGAGCGTCGACGTGCTCGTGGAGGGCGGCAAATGA
- a CDS encoding phage tail protein: protein MGKPFAINTRRYDPYKAYRFLVYLGESTAPVAGVSKVGGLKRSSDVIEYKEGGSALILKGLGRTKYEPVTLERGITHDKDFEEWANAAQVLDKGAPSQSLAKLRKEVRIELLNEAGQPVHRYVLHDCWVSEYQAMPELDAGGNAVAIETLKLEHHGWEHDLSLAEPTEI, encoded by the coding sequence ATGGGCAAGCCTTTTGCGATCAACACCCGCCGGTACGATCCCTACAAAGCGTACCGATTTCTCGTCTACCTGGGCGAGTCGACCGCGCCCGTCGCCGGCGTCAGCAAGGTGGGCGGTCTCAAGCGCTCCTCCGACGTCATCGAATACAAGGAGGGCGGGAGCGCCCTCATCCTGAAGGGCCTCGGACGCACCAAGTACGAGCCCGTCACGCTGGAGCGCGGCATCACGCACGACAAGGATTTCGAGGAATGGGCCAACGCCGCGCAGGTCCTCGACAAGGGCGCCCCCTCGCAGTCGCTCGCCAAGCTTCGCAAGGAGGTGCGCATCGAGCTCCTCAACGAGGCCGGCCAGCCGGTGCACCGCTACGTCCTCCACGACTGCTGGGTATCGGAATACCAAGCCATGCCCGAGCTCGACGCGGGTGGCAATGCGGTGGCCATCGAGACCCTCAAGCTCGAGCACCACGGCTGGGAGCATGACCTGAGCCTGGCCGAGCCAACGGAGATCTGA